From the genome of Candidatus Electrothrix communis, one region includes:
- the clpA gene encoding ATP-dependent Clp protease ATP-binding subunit ClpA, which yields MLSRELELALIKAIKEAKAKKHEYVTVEHMLWGLLHDDLAAHIINKCGGDNNSIRERLQDFLAGGVPLLGAGKDEPSQTVAFNRVLQRAVNHVQSCGKKEVDTGDVLVSIFAEPDSHAVYFLGSEGVGRLEVVEYISHNIPENIQKEPAPKPGAPAADTKQQKGKEDVLEQFTVNFAELAEQDNIDPLIGRARELERMMQVLCRRRKNNPLLVGEPGVGKTAIAEGLALRIYEDGIARKEEKPDPGKLVPDLLRDTTIYMLDMGALVAGTKYRGDFEKRLKAVVAAVEKKDNAILFIDEMHTIVGAGATSGGSMDASNLLKPSLQAGTIRCIGSTTYEEHKNYIEKDRALSRRFQKIDIEEPSVEDTCEILKGLQSRYEEHHQLSYSPEAIATTAELAERYINDRFLPDKAIDVMDEVGASLRLAGKTGETVTVEDVERIVSKMARVPVVSVNNDETEGLRHLENDLKTVIFGQDEAVLEVIRAVKRSKAGLGNPLSPTGCFLFAGPTGVGKTEVARQLAQAMSVHFERFDMSEYMEKHAVARLIGAPPGYIGFEQGGLLTDAIRKHPHTVLLLDEIEKAHPDVFSILLQVMDHSTLTDNSGRRADFRNVILIMTTNAGAREMTERTIGFIGDSKGKEQKALKTLFTPEFRNRLDSAITFQALEMDAVERIVDKMVIELQKQLADKNVVISLTVAARRGLAEKGYDPAYGARPLRRLIMKEIGDVLTEEILFGKLSRGGKVRIGRRKGNMTFSYPE from the coding sequence ATGTTGAGTCGAGAATTAGAGTTGGCCTTGATAAAGGCTATAAAAGAGGCTAAGGCAAAAAAACACGAGTATGTGACTGTTGAGCACATGCTGTGGGGCCTTTTGCATGATGATCTTGCTGCCCATATTATCAATAAATGCGGCGGTGATAATAATTCAATCAGGGAGCGTTTGCAGGATTTTCTTGCCGGTGGTGTACCGTTATTAGGTGCCGGTAAGGATGAACCCTCGCAGACGGTCGCCTTTAATCGGGTGTTGCAGCGGGCTGTCAATCATGTACAGAGCTGCGGCAAAAAAGAAGTGGATACCGGTGATGTGCTGGTTTCTATCTTTGCCGAACCGGATTCGCACGCTGTGTATTTTCTCGGGAGTGAAGGAGTCGGCAGATTGGAGGTTGTGGAGTATATTTCTCATAATATTCCGGAAAATATCCAAAAAGAGCCCGCACCTAAACCGGGAGCTCCTGCTGCGGATACGAAGCAGCAAAAGGGGAAAGAGGACGTTCTGGAACAGTTTACGGTGAATTTTGCTGAATTGGCGGAACAGGATAATATTGATCCTTTGATCGGTCGCGCCCGTGAACTTGAACGGATGATGCAGGTGCTCTGCCGTCGTCGAAAAAATAATCCCTTGCTGGTCGGGGAACCAGGGGTGGGGAAGACCGCCATTGCGGAAGGGCTGGCCCTTCGTATTTATGAGGACGGCATTGCCCGGAAAGAGGAAAAACCTGATCCTGGAAAATTGGTACCAGATCTGCTCCGTGATACAACGATCTATATGTTGGATATGGGCGCTCTTGTTGCAGGTACCAAGTATCGTGGAGATTTTGAAAAAAGGCTGAAGGCGGTGGTAGCGGCTGTAGAGAAGAAAGACAATGCCATTCTCTTTATCGACGAGATGCACACCATTGTCGGGGCCGGGGCTACCAGCGGAGGATCCATGGACGCCTCAAACCTGCTGAAGCCGTCCTTACAAGCCGGAACAATTCGCTGTATAGGTTCAACGACCTATGAAGAGCATAAGAATTATATTGAAAAGGACAGAGCTCTGTCCCGTCGGTTCCAGAAGATTGATATTGAGGAACCCTCTGTTGAGGATACCTGCGAGATTCTGAAAGGATTACAGTCTCGTTACGAGGAACATCATCAGCTGTCCTATTCGCCCGAGGCTATTGCGACAACAGCAGAGCTGGCTGAACGATACATCAATGACCGTTTTCTTCCAGATAAGGCCATTGATGTTATGGATGAGGTGGGAGCCTCCCTGCGGCTGGCCGGAAAAACCGGAGAGACGGTGACGGTTGAGGACGTGGAACGCATAGTCTCCAAAATGGCAAGGGTTCCTGTGGTTTCAGTGAATAACGATGAAACCGAAGGGTTACGTCATCTGGAAAACGATCTCAAAACGGTCATCTTCGGGCAGGATGAAGCTGTGCTTGAGGTGATACGGGCGGTGAAGCGTTCCAAGGCAGGCCTGGGGAACCCCCTCTCGCCCACAGGTTGCTTTCTTTTTGCCGGACCTACCGGCGTAGGCAAAACTGAGGTGGCCAGACAGCTGGCACAGGCAATGTCTGTTCATTTTGAGCGCTTTGATATGAGCGAGTATATGGAGAAACATGCTGTTGCCCGTCTTATCGGTGCTCCTCCCGGCTATATTGGCTTTGAACAGGGAGGTCTGTTGACCGATGCTATTCGTAAGCATCCGCATACCGTGCTGTTATTAGATGAGATCGAAAAGGCCCATCCTGATGTCTTTTCCATTCTCCTTCAGGTGATGGATCATTCGACTTTGACGGATAACAGTGGTCGGCGGGCTGATTTCCGTAATGTCATTCTCATCATGACCACCAATGCCGGTGCTCGGGAGATGACGGAGCGGACCATTGGTTTTATCGGCGATTCAAAAGGGAAGGAGCAGAAGGCTCTGAAGACCCTCTTTACCCCGGAATTCAGAAACAGGCTTGACAGTGCGATTACCTTTCAGGCCTTGGAAATGGATGCGGTTGAACGGATTGTCGACAAGATGGTGATTGAACTCCAGAAGCAGCTGGCAGATAAAAATGTAGTTATTTCGCTGACTGTTGCTGCGAGGCGCGGTTTGGCAGAGAAAGGATATGATCCAGCTTACGGTGCCCGCCCTCTCCGCCGTTTGATTATGAAGGAAATCGGAGATGTATTGACAGAAGAAATTCTCTTTGGCAAACTCAGCAGGGGTGGAAAAGTACGTATCGGTCGCCGTAAGGGCAATATGACGTTTTCATATCCTGAATAA
- the cobS gene encoding adenosylcobinamide-GDP ribazoletransferase translates to MSLLNRRSSGNRRRKKTSRFQRKAPERQESQQRNTEPRTRRPLNRTIINTIGSLVAALRFLSIIPCAGSLGTSEGELARSVPFFPLVGLLFACIALPLTWGLSLVLPPAVTAVLTVFILLSFSGGLHLDGLADTADGFFSARPRERMLEIMRDSASGAMGVIALVLLLSLKIACLASMHDQLLIAVFLMPIAGRVAILLLMAMLPYARSEGGLGNLFKDAFNTQQARLRALAAMLVLSGLSWAAAGPLGLLAVSAVLLMTTLFALFCRQKIGGVTGDTLGAACELAEAVVALVFVLKLGGA, encoded by the coding sequence ATGAGTTTGTTGAACAGGCGCAGCTCAGGCAATCGGCGCAGAAAAAAAACATCGCGGTTCCAGAGAAAAGCTCCTGAGCGGCAAGAAAGTCAGCAAAGGAATACCGAGCCAAGGACCCGTCGACCGCTGAACAGGACTATCATCAATACGATCGGTTCCCTTGTGGCGGCTCTTCGTTTTCTCTCAATAATTCCTTGTGCAGGCAGCCTCGGTACCAGCGAGGGAGAACTGGCCAGATCAGTACCCTTTTTCCCCTTGGTCGGGCTGCTTTTCGCCTGTATTGCCCTGCCCCTGACTTGGGGCCTGAGCTTGGTCCTGCCTCCTGCGGTGACAGCGGTACTCACCGTTTTCATCCTACTCTCCTTTTCCGGCGGGCTTCATCTGGACGGGCTGGCCGACACAGCGGACGGTTTTTTCAGTGCCCGTCCGAGAGAACGGATGTTGGAGATCATGCGAGATTCAGCATCTGGAGCTATGGGTGTGATCGCCTTGGTCCTGCTCCTCTCCCTCAAGATCGCCTGCCTAGCCTCCATGCATGATCAGCTCCTTATCGCTGTTTTTCTGATGCCCATTGCCGGACGCGTTGCCATCCTGCTGCTTATGGCTATGCTGCCCTATGCGCGGTCGGAAGGCGGGTTGGGTAACCTGTTCAAGGACGCATTCAATACCCAACAGGCTCGACTCAGGGCCTTGGCCGCCATGCTGGTCTTGAGCGGTCTTTCCTGGGCTGCGGCAGGTCCGCTGGGGCTTCTGGCGGTCTCTGCGGTGTTGCTCATGACCACCCTCTTTGCTCTTTTCTGCCGCCAAAAGATCGGCGGAGTGACCGGGGATACCCTAGGCGCGGCCTGTGAGCTGGCTGAGGCCGTGGTTGCTCTTGTCTTTGTTCTTAAGCTGGGAGGTGCATAA
- a CDS encoding transglutaminase-like domain-containing protein, with the protein MIVRILKFFVLCCWLALLVFLVQRDFFVSTLESDEQAVLIQAKYQQYYGVYLQDKRIGYIMEDVRPEGENSLRILQEASLRLKVLNSVQPIKMNLTAMVGNGLQLRTFEFLFSSPFYSTTAKGRVEGNTVHFTLDTGGATIQDSITLQGPPVLPLNQRGYLLSKLHKQGDKLKVPFFDPFSLAARTSVITYKGQEKKLLNNRIYHLHHFTESYSGMQINFWLDDQGKAIRERSPAGFVFQAEPKFKAMDIQDSGDELLSAVAVKYTGKFLEENSRAAAFRLQFPKDAEVALNGGRQRFAQGKLILTKEQFPPLRQDNELISGNSCVSDDSTVSASRYVQSGNSDIKAKAKEIVGEIAGPVRQVALLAEWVYKTIEKRPVIGLPDALTTLKSGRGDCNEHAALFAALSRSLNIPTAIAAGVTLHNDAFYYHAWNEVCLEGQWISLDTTVNQLPADLYHIRFTRGDLEGQLAIGALIGKLQIEILPPQE; encoded by the coding sequence ATGATTGTCCGTATTTTAAAATTTTTTGTTCTCTGCTGTTGGCTCGCTCTGCTCGTCTTCTTGGTACAGCGGGATTTTTTTGTCAGTACCTTGGAGAGTGATGAACAGGCGGTCTTGATTCAGGCCAAGTATCAGCAGTATTATGGGGTGTATCTTCAGGATAAGCGGATTGGTTATATTATGGAGGATGTGCGTCCTGAAGGGGAGAACAGCTTGCGCATTCTACAGGAGGCATCCCTTCGACTCAAGGTTCTTAATTCGGTGCAACCGATCAAGATGAATCTCACCGCAATGGTAGGAAACGGCCTTCAACTGCGCACCTTTGAGTTCCTTTTTTCCTCTCCGTTCTACAGCACCACCGCAAAAGGGCGGGTAGAAGGTAATACGGTCCATTTTACTCTGGATACCGGAGGGGCAACAATACAAGACTCGATCACATTGCAAGGTCCACCAGTATTGCCGCTTAATCAGCGTGGTTACCTCCTGAGTAAACTGCATAAACAGGGTGACAAGCTGAAGGTTCCGTTTTTCGATCCTTTTTCCCTTGCCGCAAGAACCTCTGTGATCACCTATAAGGGCCAGGAAAAAAAGCTTTTAAATAATCGGATATATCATTTGCACCATTTTACGGAGTCATATTCTGGGATGCAGATCAATTTTTGGTTGGATGATCAGGGAAAGGCTATCCGAGAACGATCGCCTGCCGGTTTTGTTTTTCAGGCAGAGCCAAAATTCAAGGCCATGGACATTCAGGACAGTGGCGATGAACTGCTTTCCGCAGTTGCTGTTAAGTATACCGGTAAATTTTTAGAAGAAAACAGCCGGGCAGCAGCATTTCGCTTACAGTTTCCAAAAGATGCAGAGGTTGCGTTGAATGGTGGTCGGCAACGCTTTGCCCAAGGTAAATTGATCTTAACAAAGGAACAATTTCCTCCGTTACGGCAAGATAACGAGTTAATATCAGGAAATAGTTGTGTTAGCGATGACTCCACTGTGTCGGCCAGTCGCTATGTCCAGTCTGGCAACTCAGATATTAAGGCCAAGGCCAAGGAAATCGTCGGAGAGATTGCTGGTCCTGTTCGTCAGGTAGCTCTGCTGGCGGAGTGGGTGTACAAGACTATTGAGAAACGCCCGGTTATCGGTCTGCCTGATGCCTTAACCACTCTGAAGAGCGGCAGAGGAGATTGTAATGAGCATGCGGCCCTCTTTGCAGCCCTTTCCCGTAGTCTCAATATACCTACGGCAATCGCCGCCGGGGTAACCCTGCATAATGATGCCTTTTACTATCACGCATGGAATGAGGTCTGTCTGGAAGGGCAGTGGATCAGTCTCGATACCACGGTCAACCAATTACCCGCAGATTTGTATCATATCCGTTTTACCCGTGGTGATTTGGAAGGGCAGCTTGCAATCGGGGCCTTAATCGGTAAGTTGCAGATTGAGATTTTGCCACCTCAGGAATAA
- a CDS encoding YqgE/AlgH family protein — protein MEDLSGHFLISTPQMPDPRFQEQVIFLCAHNKEGAMGVVINKPNEEISMMEVLLGTNIPLPEGPLPPVYNGGPVEMEAGFILYSSDFEAGKSLKVTPNIYLSREAKLLEKISKGEGPKDYIFLLGYAGWGPGQLEAELMENSWLTVPGDINVLFNTPDDLKWKQAARRFGINISIFSDIVGNA, from the coding sequence ATGGAAGATTTGAGCGGACATTTCCTTATTTCAACACCGCAGATGCCTGATCCGAGATTTCAGGAACAGGTGATTTTTCTTTGCGCACATAATAAAGAAGGTGCCATGGGGGTGGTCATTAACAAGCCGAATGAGGAGATATCCATGATGGAGGTGCTGCTCGGCACCAATATTCCTCTACCGGAAGGACCGTTGCCGCCAGTGTATAATGGCGGTCCCGTGGAAATGGAAGCTGGATTTATTTTGTACAGCTCGGATTTTGAGGCGGGTAAATCTCTCAAGGTCACGCCGAATATTTATCTTTCTCGTGAAGCAAAGCTGCTGGAAAAAATATCCAAAGGCGAGGGGCCCAAGGATTATATATTCCTGCTGGGATATGCAGGGTGGGGGCCGGGGCAGTTGGAGGCCGAGTTGATGGAGAATTCTTGGCTGACCGTGCCTGGTGATATAAATGTCCTTTTTAATACCCCGGATGATCTGAAGTGGAAACAGGCCGCCCGTCGCTTCGGTATTAATATTTCTATCTTCAGCGATATTGTCGGCAATGCCTGA
- the cobT gene encoding nicotinate-nucleotide--dimethylbenzimidazole phosphoribosyltransferase — protein sequence MPKTYQPNRPDNVDYLEATFRKIFPQDSDYRDKATARLEQLTMPHWALGDLMDLAVDLAGMTRSMHPPVKRKRVVIMVGDHGVTAEGISKYPSEVTAQMVHNFVNGGAGINALARQAGAEVSVVDMGCAGDLSALVKQGKIISKKIAAGTENMAHGPAMTRTQAVMAVEVGIEVAERLAPEVDIFATGDMGIGNTTASTAIVAAMTDKTLDQLTGRGTGLDDEQLEHKKEIVARILQMNKPDAEDGLDVLAKVGGYEIGGIAGLIIGAAAQQKPVLVDGFISTAGALIACKLEPFVRDYIICAHRSVEQGHAVMQEKLGCKPLLDLNLRLGEGTGAVLAMNVVEAAVAVLTEVATFADAGVTGTAAE from the coding sequence ATGCCGAAAACATACCAGCCCAACCGACCGGATAACGTTGATTATCTTGAAGCCACTTTTCGTAAAATTTTCCCGCAGGACAGCGACTACCGGGACAAGGCCACAGCCCGACTTGAACAGTTGACCATGCCCCATTGGGCCTTGGGAGATCTCATGGATCTAGCTGTGGATTTGGCCGGGATGACCCGTTCCATGCATCCGCCGGTGAAGCGAAAAAGGGTGGTGATTATGGTGGGCGATCACGGGGTCACCGCAGAAGGGATTTCCAAATATCCCTCCGAGGTCACAGCCCAGATGGTCCATAATTTCGTGAATGGTGGCGCAGGCATTAACGCCTTGGCCCGTCAGGCCGGGGCCGAAGTATCTGTGGTGGATATGGGGTGTGCTGGGGACTTATCTGCTCTTGTGAAACAGGGTAAAATTATCTCCAAAAAAATTGCTGCCGGAACCGAAAATATGGCCCACGGACCGGCCATGACCCGGACCCAGGCGGTGATGGCGGTGGAGGTAGGTATTGAAGTGGCGGAGCGGCTGGCACCAGAGGTGGATATCTTTGCCACCGGAGATATGGGGATCGGCAATACTACGGCCAGTACAGCCATTGTCGCCGCCATGACCGATAAAACCCTGGACCAGCTGACCGGGCGGGGAACCGGCCTTGATGACGAACAGTTGGAGCATAAAAAAGAGATCGTGGCCCGGATCCTCCAAATGAATAAACCCGATGCCGAGGACGGGCTGGACGTGCTGGCCAAGGTGGGCGGCTATGAGATCGGCGGTATTGCCGGTCTGATCATCGGAGCCGCAGCCCAGCAAAAACCGGTATTGGTGGACGGCTTTATTTCCACAGCCGGGGCATTAATCGCCTGCAAGCTGGAACCCTTTGTCCGGGATTATATCATCTGCGCCCATCGCTCGGTGGAGCAGGGACATGCTGTTATGCAGGAGAAGCTCGGCTGTAAACCGTTGCTGGACCTCAACCTTCGCCTGGGAGAGGGCACCGGGGCTGTTTTGGCCATGAATGTGGTTGAGGCGGCTGTGGCCGTGCTCACCGAGGTGGCTACCTTTGCCGATGCCGGGGTAACCGGAACAGCAGCCGAATGA
- a CDS encoding AAA family ATPase yields the protein MLFLQSHGISTLFAVRIYKQYGDNSIALVSENPYRLAADFYGIGFFSADKVALSIGFGTDSPLRITAAIRHVLSASREQGHCYLTQEQIAQQVDKLLEMKLSDRIALFLHEMEQEDALRVRLLVTRTNPDTTQEPERCYYSKSLYYDEDYVAARLRKLTRPLEHDPARIASWLERYAEQTGVLLSAEQAAAVRSIAGFQCAILTGGPGCGKTTTTKVLVALLRAMGRSVLLAAPTGRAAQRMGEVIGMEAKTIHRLLEFQGTGFKRNEENPLQTDVLILDECSMLDISLSASLLKAVSDDTAVLFIGDADQLPSVGAGNVLRDMIASTIIPTHTLKTIFRQAKESKIITYAHQINQGDSPRIDSPFKQPGIWQEADCFFIDSDEATKAQLSFIARTKQHVQTIEEREDTSADPFAFDTDSLETSYQRFELPEQFSHVNLQALATAEGPAGELAVVAKKVHPWSSLYYGMTAVDVVQRLYTEWIPKYCGPNCEIQVLSPMIRGSLGTASLNKTLQQAVNPGQAGRAEIMVGEKIFRVGDRVIHRRNNYDLGVFNGDIGRITGVNNEAMTLHVCFLPDQREVEYQREQITELELAYAVTIHKSQGSEFEVVILPVLTQHFRMLFRNLVYTGLTRARKLAVFVGTRKALAMAVHNQDTGLRQTALKKLVRD from the coding sequence ATGCTCTTTCTCCAGTCCCACGGCATCTCCACCCTCTTTGCCGTGCGCATCTACAAGCAGTACGGCGATAATTCCATCGCTCTGGTCTCGGAGAATCCCTACCGCTTAGCAGCTGATTTTTACGGGATTGGTTTTTTTTCCGCCGACAAGGTGGCCCTGTCCATCGGCTTTGGCACGGATTCCCCCCTGCGCATCACAGCGGCCATCCGCCATGTCCTGTCTGCCAGCCGAGAGCAGGGGCATTGCTACCTGACTCAGGAGCAGATTGCTCAACAAGTCGACAAGCTGCTGGAGATGAAGCTCTCGGACCGGATCGCCCTTTTCCTCCATGAGATGGAGCAGGAAGATGCCTTGCGGGTACGCCTGCTGGTTACCCGTACCAACCCTGACACGACCCAGGAGCCGGAACGCTGCTATTACTCCAAGAGCCTGTATTACGATGAAGACTATGTGGCTGCCCGTCTGCGTAAACTAACCCGCCCGCTGGAACATGATCCGGCCCGGATTGCCTCCTGGCTGGAACGTTACGCTGAACAAACCGGGGTTCTGCTCTCTGCGGAACAGGCTGCTGCAGTTCGCTCTATTGCTGGCTTCCAATGCGCCATCCTTACCGGTGGACCGGGCTGCGGCAAAACCACAACCACCAAGGTCTTAGTGGCCCTGCTTCGGGCTATGGGCCGCTCTGTGTTACTGGCGGCACCCACCGGGCGGGCAGCCCAACGCATGGGCGAGGTCATCGGTATGGAGGCCAAGACCATCCACCGCTTGCTGGAATTTCAGGGCACCGGCTTTAAGCGCAACGAAGAAAATCCCTTACAGACCGATGTGCTCATCCTGGATGAATGCTCCATGCTGGACATCAGCCTAAGCGCCTCCCTCCTCAAAGCGGTTAGTGATGACACCGCAGTGCTCTTCATCGGTGATGCCGACCAGCTACCCTCTGTCGGAGCGGGTAATGTGCTGCGGGACATGATCGCCTCCACGATTATCCCCACTCACACCTTGAAGACCATCTTTCGCCAGGCCAAAGAATCCAAAATCATCACCTATGCCCATCAGATCAATCAGGGCGACTCACCGAGGATTGACTCGCCTTTTAAGCAACCAGGGATCTGGCAGGAAGCAGATTGCTTTTTCATTGATTCCGACGAGGCAACCAAGGCCCAGCTGAGCTTCATTGCCCGAACCAAGCAGCATGTGCAAACCATTGAAGAACGAGAAGACACAAGCGCAGATCCCTTTGCCTTTGATACGGACTCCTTGGAGACCTCGTACCAGCGCTTCGAATTGCCTGAACAGTTCAGCCATGTAAATCTCCAGGCCCTGGCCACGGCAGAAGGCCCTGCCGGTGAACTGGCTGTGGTGGCGAAAAAGGTACATCCTTGGTCCTCGCTTTATTACGGCATGACCGCCGTGGATGTGGTGCAACGGCTCTACACGGAGTGGATTCCCAAATACTGCGGCCCGAACTGCGAAATTCAGGTCTTATCCCCCATGATTCGCGGCAGCCTGGGCACGGCCTCTCTCAATAAAACCCTCCAGCAGGCGGTCAATCCGGGACAAGCGGGTCGGGCTGAAATCATGGTCGGAGAAAAGATCTTTCGGGTCGGCGACCGGGTGATTCATCGACGAAATAACTATGATCTTGGCGTGTTCAACGGCGATATCGGCAGAATCACCGGAGTGAATAACGAGGCCATGACCCTGCACGTCTGCTTTCTCCCGGATCAACGTGAGGTGGAATACCAGCGCGAGCAGATCACCGAGCTGGAACTGGCCTATGCTGTCACCATCCATAAATCCCAGGGCTCGGAATTTGAGGTCGTCATCCTGCCGGTGCTGACTCAGCATTTTCGGATGCTTTTCCGTAATTTGGTCTATACAGGGTTAACCAGGGCACGAAAACTGGCCGTGTTTGTCGGCACGAGAAAGGCCTTGGCTATGGCGGTGCATAATCAGGATACTGGTTTGCGGCAGACGGCTTTGAAAAAGTTGGTAAGAGATTGA
- the cobU gene encoding bifunctional adenosylcobinamide kinase/adenosylcobinamide-phosphate guanylyltransferase, whose protein sequence is MTDLTLITGGSRSGKSAFAQQQAEQINAPRLFIATCPRIDPEMDERISRHQQDREGLGWQTAEVPLPLAEELERTPAGTTVLIDCLTLWINNLMYEAEQQEQEISEDQISALAEELARAARNHQGQVFLVTNEVGLGIVPDNPLVRRYRDLVGRCNQVIAAFADQVFLVSCGISMRLK, encoded by the coding sequence ATGACTGATCTTACCCTCATAACCGGCGGCAGCCGCTCCGGCAAATCCGCCTTTGCCCAGCAGCAGGCCGAGCAAATCAACGCCCCTCGCCTCTTCATCGCCACCTGTCCCCGCATCGACCCGGAAATGGACGAACGCATCAGCAGGCATCAGCAGGACCGGGAAGGACTGGGCTGGCAGACCGCAGAAGTGCCTCTCCCTCTTGCTGAAGAGCTGGAGCGCACCCCAGCCGGAACCACTGTTCTCATTGATTGCCTCACCCTCTGGATTAATAACCTGATGTACGAGGCTGAACAGCAAGAGCAGGAAATCAGCGAGGATCAAATTTCCGCCTTGGCCGAAGAATTGGCCCGTGCCGCCCGTAATCATCAGGGGCAGGTTTTCCTTGTAACCAACGAGGTGGGACTGGGTATTGTCCCGGATAATCCCCTGGTCCGGCGCTATCGTGATCTGGTCGGACGCTGCAATCAGGTAATTGCTGCTTTTGCTGATCAGGTTTTTCTGGTAAGTTGCGGAATCTCGATGCGGTTAAAATAA